A segment of the Lepus europaeus isolate LE1 chromosome X, mLepTim1.pri, whole genome shotgun sequence genome:
AGTCAGCAACACTGAGGCGCTTTGACACTTCACAAGGgaacccccccctccccccttcccatcCAACGGCTCCGGCTCCAGCCCGAGGCCCCAGGGAGATAGGCGCCCCCTACGGGCGGAAAGCAGCCTCACGCCCCTGCAGGCGGCTGTGGTTGCTAGGCGACCAGGCGGCCTGCGCAGAGACTGAAGCGGTGGAGGATTTCCGTCAGGGATTTGCAAGGAGGGAGAccatttctccctccttccaccGCCTCTCCCGCGCCCTCAGCAAACAGACGGAGTTGGGGCGGCGTGGCCCGCTGCTGTCTCCTAGGCTCAACTCATTCTTGAAAATACAGCCTCCTCGGGTGACCTCAGTCTGTATGTGGAGCAACGTGAAATGTGGGGGCCGCAGTCCTGGGTGGCTGAGGGAAGACGTTTGTGGTTTGCAacgggtggggagggaggagaaggggcaTTGTCGTGGGTTGCATCCTTAGTCAACAGGAATTCTAGCAAATTGGGTATGAGTGGGAATGATTTAGGTAATTACTTCGGCAAGGTAACACGATTTTCCCAGCATTCCCAATGTATGCATTAGGAAATTCCTACTTCTgcccattaaaataaaaagagcccACGGGAATGACAATATACAAGGGATCAGTCACACCTCAGTGGATTTCCTGAATTGGGTTTCTCTACAGAGAAGGGCGAGATCTTGAGGTCTGTGGACCCCTATAAAGACAGAACCcaacaagaaggaaagaaatcagaAGAATGGGAGGGGGTGACACACAGACTCTTGCAGCTTGCTAGCTCTGCGTCTGCTTTGGGGATCTTCGACTCTGATCTTTCTGAAgcacaccatcttttttttttgttttttaagatttttaaaattttatttgaaaggcagagttatagagagaggtcttccatccactggttcactctccaaatggctgcaacggccagagctgcgccgatctgaagccaggagccaggagcctcttctgggtcttccacatgggtgcagagtgggccatcttccactgttttcccagtccattagcagagagcttgatcagaagtggaacagccgggacttgaaccggtgcccatgtgggataccagcactacaggctgtggctttaccagctacgccacagcgccagccctgaagcaCCTCATCTTTAGGAGGGTCTTTGGGGGCCAGAAATCCACAGCTTTTCCCCCCAGCAACTTCACATTCTGGCCCAGGAGCAGGCCTAGGCAGGCCAAGGCCATGGCCACAACAAGCTGACCACTTGGGATGGCTTTCTTCCCTCTCAGCTAGCTCAACAGAGACGCCTCACGGTGGCACAGCCCCAAGCCATGGCAAGCTTATGGCAGAGCTGTGCCCAGGAGTCTCCTCTTGGGCTTTCCCTCAAGAGTTCCGAGGTAGCAATAGCAGGCGGAGGTAACCTGCAGCCAGAGAGCATCTGGCCAGCCAGCCGCTGGCTGAGTGCACAACATCTCCACAGGGCAGGATGGCAGGGGCAGACTCCCTGCTCTGTTTCCAAACTGAACTGGGTCGGGGCTGTGCCTCCGCTCTATTAATAGCCCCCTAACCCAGCCTGCTAGCCCCAAACCCGGATGCCAGGAGCTGTGAGTCAGCAGCTAAAAATATCGGAGAGCAACTGCACCCGAACCCCAATGAGCAGCTCCCCCTGGCCCTCCGCCTTCAAGTTTGTCAGTCTCAGTTTTCACTTCAGGGCCCCATAGAGGTTAAGTGCGCTATAGCTATCCAGTCCTCCTGGGAAGAGAGCGAGGTGGCCACCTAAGGGCTGGGTGCCCAAGGCCAGCGGCTAGGAGCAAGGGCTTAGGGGTTGGGCGCCGGCATTTGGGACGCTCAGGTTAAAGGACTGCAGCTgagggcctgggagctgggaagctgGCGCTGCGGGGGTGGAGATGCTGGATGCGGAGTCTGGGatgcggtggggagggggaaggacgAGGCTGCAGGGCTGCGAGGTTGGGCgactggagctgggacagggaTGGGGGAGGCGGTACGTGCAGAGCGGTGAGAGCCCGGAGCTGAGGTCGGTGGTGGGCCTGACTGAGGGGCGGGATCAGGAAACGGGAAAAGTAAGACAAATACAGCTTGAAAAGACGATCTGTGGACATCTGTCCCGGACAAGGCGGCGTGGACCCTGCGGTCTCTCCCTCCCCGGTGCGCCTCCAGCCTCCTCGCGCGTCGCCCGCCCCGCCAGCTGCAGGCCAGGTATGTTGGCGTGGAAGGCCGCCTGAGTccgtgtgtgcaagtgtgtgcgtggaggggcggggcggcgcgCGAGGGGAAGGGGCGGTGTCCGCGAGGAGGCGGGGGCGGGAACACAAATTCAAACGCGTCTCTGTCGACTGGAGACCGGAAATGCCCAGGGGCATGCTGGGGATTGTAGTTCCAAAGGCGGCCTTGCATCCCCAGGGTAGGGTCTTGTCCCGAGGTGCCAGCGTTGCCCCAGGTCCCAGTCTAGCGAGAGAGGAGGAATCAAGAACCGAACCTCCTGCCCTTGCCAGCGCCTTAATTCAATTTCCCTTGGTGTGGAGACTGGAACCACGGCGGATGCCAGAGCGGGGCGGGGGAGGAACTGTGGATTCAGACAATTAGCCCCTCACCCGTCCCCGTTTTTGCCTCGGTCCCTCACCCCTTCTACTCATCCTAGGCCGACTCTGCACTGGCTACCTCAGTTGCTTGGCCCAGGGACTCACGAGCGGCAAATACCAGTATCCTGGGGGCATTTTGCTCCTCCAGGGGAGCTGGGTGGGCTAGAACTCAGACCCTGCGCATAGGCCTGAGGAGCGAAAACTTGTAGAAATCGGTCCGTGCCCTCACAGACCGGAGTCAAGGGCACAAGTCCCCAGCCGGCAAGGAAAACAGGTGGCATTCTACAAAGACGTCACGGTGACGACGGGTGCGGCCTTCCTCTTGGGGGGCAGGTGACCACAAGGTGGAGCTACAATGCAGCCCTGCACGGCGCGCCTTGGCCACTGGCAACGCCCGCGGTGGCAGCGACTCTTCAGTTGGCCTCCTGCAGTCCTTCCTTGCCACAGGTggttcccctgccacccacccccgAATCTCATAGGGTGACCCCCTCAGCATCCTGTCCCATCCAACTAAAGATGGAAGGTGCACCCTGCTCCCAAGCCCAGCACAGAAAAGATCAGGCCGTGACCAAATTGGAATTCAATTCATTGAGTGACAGATTAACAGGCAAGATACAGGAGCCAACATGTCTTAAAGAAAGTCTGTGTGCAGCAAAAAGCCACCTTGTGGGCACAGAATTACATGGCTTGATGGGCTCTTTAGCCCATCAAGTAAAAGTAGCCCATCAAGGAAAGTAGCTACGCCATGAAGGTCAGGGGAGACAGTGCATGGAGGGCGGCCCATGTCACCATCCTGTCATCTCCGTAAATCACTGGTCGCAGCTGACCCACCGCGACACACCCTGTACCTTCTACGCCACAATGCTTGCACACAAAATTCGAGACATCGTCTtggcactctctctcccttttacttCCTCATTCTAGTTTCCATTTAGGAGAAACTTCTCATGACTCACTTGTCTTTGCAGCCACTTCCGGTCAGAACTCCAAAGGGAACAGATTCCATGGCagctttggggggaggggggaaggaggaggggggacgGGTTGGCAGAGAGACTTCATGGTTTGAACAGTCTCCTGCTGGCGAAGTTCCCCACCCTGGGGAACTGGCACCCAGTACCCCCTAGACGATGCACGTCAGtcactctccctcccttgctGTTGACCAATGCAGACAGGCCTTGGGCTGGAGCAGGCGGAGGTGGGTCAGGCTCAGGACAGGTCATTTACTCCCTTGCAAAATTGTTGATCCTGGTTAGCAGCACGGCTGTTTCTAAgcctggaaagggagagagagggtgggtcATATGGGAAGTGAGCAAGCAGAAGGCTAGAGGAGGTGAAAGAcgaggtggggatgggggtgtgtGAGTTCTtaccagttctctctctctccttagcaCACCTCCTAGAGGAAGAAAAGCTTCCTATCATGAGTTCAACCAGCTTCAAGTAGTACCTTCTGACCCCAGAGCTCCCTCaaactgcctttcccaggtgctaGGGGAATTTGGTGGTGTAAAGCAGAGCCAAAGACTCTCCAAAGGAAAGAACCAGTGACCGAACTGCAAGCGCCAGGCAGCATATACGAGTCTGAATGACTCTCATCAGCCTGGGGGAGGAAAAGACCCAGAAAGCTGAGACACAAGATGCTCACCCGTGCAGGAGGAAGATCCAGAAAAACAGCAGGATGGAGACACAATTGGTGATGTTCCACATCATTAGGTAGGTTTGAGGGGGCTGTGGGGAGAGGAAAAGGATGCCATGAGTGGCCAGGGCCCTAGGGGTAAAATATGGGGGTGTTGGGGGGgaacaaatacataataaaaacagGGCTAGGGTCAAGGAGAATCAGAGATgggagaagaagtggagcagtggcgGTCCCAGGGGCTTACGATAAGCCAGACAGGGTAATGCATCTGCTGCAGCAGTTGGCAGTCGTTGGTGGTGACCGAGTCGACCCCTGCACACCAGAGCAGGGAGAAGAGCCAGGCCTTGTTCACGACAAACAGGTTCACCGAGACGTTATCCTGGTGCAGTGCCCTGTGGAGGTGGGAAAGACACAGGCAACATCTAGAATCAGGGGGCAGGAGGCACGGGAGGGAGGCAGATGGCAAGGGGGCATCCGTTGTACGTTTGCATAGCGGCCCCTGGTGGAAGGTGATTTCTTGTGTGCAGctgaactctgccttccaaggggCTCCCACCCACAGGCCCTAGCTTTGCTGTCTGGGGCCACACAAATGTGACTCTCCTCCTTGTCCTGGGACTGCCCATCAGAGACCACTGCTCCGGggtcagcgccatggcacagtaggttaatccgctgcctgcggtgctggcatcccatatgggcaccggttctagtcccggctgcacctcttcccatccagctctctgctgtggcctgggaaagcagtggaggatggcccaagtgcttgggcccctgtacccgcatgggaaaccaggaagaagctcctggctcctggctttggattggtgcagcgtgcctgccatagcagccatttggggagtgaaccaacggaaggaagacctttctctctgtctctccctctcactgtctgtaactctacctctcaaataaataaataaaatctttttttttaaaagagaccaCTGCTCCGAGTCTTCCCTTCTCCGCCACCAGTTCCTTCAATCATTATTCTTGGGACTGGGGTAATTATTTCCTTCCCATAAAATCCTCTCTAATGtgatcttcatttatttatttttttaaaaaaagattttatttatttatttatttattagagagacagagctacagagagagggagagctagaaagaaagatgttccattcaccgcttcatttctcaaatggctgcaacagccagagctgagctgagctgaagccaggaaccaggagcttgggtgcaggggcccaagtacttgggccatcttccactgctttcccaggccatcagtaaggagctggatcagaagtggagcagccgggacccaaaccagcgcccatatgggatgctggtgctgcaggtggaggcttaacctactgtgccatagcaccagcccctctaatgTGATCTTACTCCAACTTATCAATGTTCCTTTGAAAATATGGGGCCTGCCTCTGCACCTCATTCCCACATAGGCTTGGACTCGCTTTGAGCGGAACACAACTcttttctgctgcctcctggacagTAGGCCTGTATGAAGGCAGCCCAGTCGGGTTAGTCTTCGGTGATGCTACATGCCCTTGAGGATTCACTAGACCTATTGTTCAATCCAAGCGCTGGGATTTTTCATACACATTCCTGCCGATGCCCATGTCTCCACTCTTGTCTTTGTGCAACTAGAAATTCTTTTGGGTCCCCAGTACAGGCCTTCACACCTATCCCTGTTTCATTTGACCTTTGGGCACCTCCATTCCATCATCAGTGTGTTGCTGATCAATTCCCATCTTTTAGAAACACGATCGGCACCTTGTTGTCCAGGACAGAGCTAAGGTGAGGGCTAAACTCTAGGCCATGTCTCCCTCGATGGTGATAGCTTGGAAAAAGATCTTTGAAATACTTAGCATGAGACGGCTGTCATTCAGTTCACATTTTTCTATCTGACCACAGGGACATTATAAGAGACCCTGGGGATCCCATAGCTTCAAGTCCATCATGTTTACTGGTTGGGTCAGCTTCTGCAGCTCAGCTCTCATCTGGAACTCTCTCTCCACTGGCTCCATTCTCTCTTACGCCTATCTCTTTGGTGTAGAACAAAAACTAAAGTCTTTCTCGTGGCCGATAAGGTCCTATCCAATTCAGTCCCTATTTCTCTAGTCTCATCTTCCCCTTGTTCATCAGGCTGCTGCTCCTGCCCTTCTGCAGCTCTGCTCGTGGTTAGCTCCTCTTGACAATTCAGCTCAGACGGCACCTTTGCAACTACTTTTCCTAATGTAGCTATACCCCCGACTcctgccctccaccccagcccctggctcccaaTCCCAGTCACACTAGTTCAGATCCCCGCTTGGTCTTTGTAACACATAACACTATCCAACATATGAGGGGTCTTTGAAAAAGTCATGGAGAATACATATTATGAATGTGCTCCCAAAAGTTTTGCACCAAtggggactggcgttgtggtgcagcaggttaagccactagttataatgctggcagcccataccagagtgccagtgtgagtcccagttgctctacgtCTAATGCAGCATCcttctagtgcacctgggaaggcagcagatgatctcccaggtgcttgggcccctgcacccctatgggggacctacatggagttcctggctcttgatcttgacctggcccagccctggctattgcggccatttagggaataaaccagtagatggaagattctctctctctctctctctctctctctctctgatgttctgccttgcaaatacataaataaatatttaagttattttgtgccaaaaataaatgtatctttgaattccattttccatgaactttttggggtACACTTGCCTGTGTGTTTTGTCTATGTCTTTCACTAAGACATAATCCCACAGAAGCAGGGAGCTTGTCTGTCTTACTCATGTCGTGTCCCGAAAGCCTGATCCACAGCCAGTGTTCTACAAGCATctgctgtatgtatgtatgtatctgccTTTGCCGGCCCTGCACTGTGATCCCCTCCATTCCTCTCCCTGAGCACTCACTTGATATCCAAGAGTGGCAGATCTTGATAAGGGAGGTTAAGAAACTGGGGCCTCTCTGTTCTATTGCCTCCCTGATGTCCATATATCTGGCGCATTCTGGGTGCCCGTTGTTGGACGTTAGCCCGATCTTCATCTGGTAGCCAAAGAACCTGTGGTTGAGGAATGACGGGCATGAAGGATTCtaaggcaggaggcagagaggttTGACCACAGAATGGGGGATGGGAGTTGGGGCAGGGCACTGGGGCAGGGCAAAGCCTCAACAAGGATCATGGCTTAGGGAAGGCAGAGGGGGCAAAAAGGGGGCCCCTGGGAGGTTCTGGTAACATCACCATGGCTTGGGGCACCCTTGCACTCAGCACAGTCTCCAGGGTCTGATTGACGAAAGTGTCATAGTATGTGTGATTCCGTGGGGGTCGGCGCAAGTCAAACATGATGGACAGGTTGAGGGCTGCGGCTTCCTTCAGTAGCTCCTCTAGCGCTGGTACCATCTGATTCTCAGCCTCTTTGCGATCGGGGCCGGACAGCTGCTTGGCGCCCCAAAATGGTTGcctctggaagaaaacaaaattatttcaaaatcagacAAAGTCTCCAGGCCATCTTTCCATCCCCCACCATCTTCACTCATGCCCCCTACCCCCCCAACTTGATGTCTAGCTTCTGGCTAATACCATTCTCTGTGACAAACCTCCTACCCTCCAGCTTCGTGGACTGCCTCTTTCCCACGACACCTCCTCTTTGGTCTCATACAGACCTCAGAGATCTTGACCCTTTGGTTTCTGCTCAGCGCCAGGAGTCCCTTTCTGGCCACGCCCACCTCCCCTAGGGTCCACCCACAACTTGCACTGCCTTTCCCGCTGCACTCTCAACCCTCTTCCTGCCTTACGGCTCCCAGGCTGACTCAGTTCCACAGCTGTCTGCCTCCTCCACCCCTTTGAGTTCTTCTCCCCTTATTATCAGCAGATGACCTGGCCTCCTAATCACTGCCACGATACAACCAGCTAGCTAACATTTGTTGAGGACTTCGTCCGTGCCACGCAGCGTTCTATGTGTATTCGCTGAGTTAATCCTTCTAATGAGCCTGCAAGGTAGGTAGGTATGGTTGTTACTCCCATTGCAGAAATGTGGCAACTCAGGCACCGAGAGACTTAAGGAACATGGCACTCAGAatgctggagccaggattcaaacccataGATCCCTCACTCTCATTCAGAATCAGAGACGgagttaaatgaaagaaaaagcaaatggcAAAAGAGTGTCATTGACCCTGTTTGAGCCACAAAGAAATCATTTGTTGGCAGTGAACAGTTTTTCAGAGGGGTCAGGCTGTGGAAGAATTCCACTTCTATGTGATTACTCCCACTTCCATTTAGCCACGTTTTGTTCCTTGGAAATACacctgttccccccccccccaacacgtCTATTTCAAAGAGTGTGCAGAAAACAGAATTTTGGTTTGATGTTGACTTGATTCACAATACACAGTGTATTTTGATgcacaaaaaaaattttgaaagccatgcatttgaggctcttcaaaacattcatggggaaaaaaagttgaaaatttaaaaacaggataaaagtttttgttttttaaagggtcatggaaaatgcatatgatactaaaaaaaaaactatgcatggatttcaataactCTTGGTACTCATCTTTTCATCTCATTTTCCCACAcacgttttgaagtaccctcttccTTCCAGGCCTCACACTGCTCTTCCCTCTGACTAGAATTCTTTCCCCTTGCCCTGCCCCATCTTTTGAGAAACGCCCATGCACGCAATGACACACacagccccgccccgcgccgctccTTTCTAGCCACAAAAATACTTTTTTCCGATTTTAGGTTTCCTGTCCTAATTGTCTATGCCTAGCCTGTCTTCTAAGTGTGAGTGACTTGAGGACAGAGACCGCTCCTGCTGCCCAGCATGGCACGGGGCGCACCGGTAAATGCTTGTCAAGGcaatggactctctctctctctctctctctctctctctctctctctctctcggctacTTCTTCTCTCTTGGCTACTTCTTCCGGGAAGCTGTCCTCACCTCTAGGAACCAGGTCCCCGCGTTGAGCCTCTGCAGTTCAGCCCAGGAGAAGTCACTGCTGTGGGCTGTGACTCGGCTTGGGAACACGGAAGCTACATCTGTGGTCCTGCTCAGCTGCTCATCATGCATGAGGAAGGGGACCCCGTCGGAGCTGAGGGCACAAGGGGCTGTCAGGGCGCCGGGCTCTGGGGCTGCTCATCTGCCCCTTTATAATTTGTTCTTTCCATTtcacagacaaagagggagggagggagggagggagggagagacagagacaggcaggcagacagacagacacagagagatctcccatctgctggttcactctccagatgcccacaacagccaggactgggccaagctgggaACActctagccaggtctcccacgtgggtggcagagacccatctacctgagccatcaccgctgcctcccagggtgtgcattagcaggaagctggagtcaggagccagagccaggtatggcACCCAGGCTCTTGGATATGGAACACAagcatctcaaccactaggctaaatggccACCCCTGCTCCTCTTGCACTGAGCTCCCATCCCATGTCCCCCAGTGCTCAGACCCCCAGCCTGTGTCACCTGACCATCACATCCGTCTCGAACACAGCAGCTCCACATTCCGCTGTCTTCCGCAGGGACATCAGGGTGTTCTCAGGGGCCAGCTGGGAAAGGGATGCAGTAAAGAGGGTGCCAGGGGAGGGTGGGAGCCTGGGAACCCACAggcctggctgtcgcaggcaggAGAAGGGGCAGCAACCTGCCCAACGCTCACCATGGGTGCCCCTCGGTGCCCCACCAGCCCAGGCTTGCGGGGTAAGTCTCTAGGCTCCATGATGCAGGGGGCGGAGATGCACAGGGGGATCAGGTAGATGACCAGGGCAACTCCACAAAATAGGAGCAGTAGCAGAATCTTGGGacctgtgggggggtgggggacaggattTGGGAAAGGGCAATGGGGGGAGGGCTCTGGGGGCAGAAGGCAGAGTACAGATGCATGCAAGCAGGTGAGCCGCGGGAGGCAGAAGCacaggtggcggggggggggggggggggcggcacctTTCCGGTCCATACGGTAGAAGGTATCAgccacaggccaggccaggagggtGATCCCCGCGACTGCTCCGATGTGAAGGAATGGGGCTGTGGCCTGTGGACAAGAGCTGGTGAGGAGGGCTCTTCCCCGTGCTCCTCCCTCTCAGGGCCTGGCTCCCGGAGTTCGGAGCTACCTGCAGTCTTGGGGGGACCAGGGAGCAAGACATGTCCTGGGTTGGCCACACGCAGAGGTTTCTCCTAGGCCTTGGAGCTCGGCCACTCACCTGCAGTGACAGCCGTAAGCTGTGCCACTCCTGCCGCCACTGGATGTCCAGTCCCACGAAGCCAGCGGCCACAAGCAGCATAATGAGGAACAGTAGCACCTGAGAGGCCAGGGACCAATGAACGTGGTTAGCGGCGgcatgcgggggggggggtatcTCCTCACTCTATGGAGACAGGACCCTCCCCTTCCGGTGACGCATCATTTCCCTTCTTGCactcaagaaatatttactgGCCTTGCAGTTCTGGGCTTGACTCCAGGGATATAAAAGTGAGGTCCTGAGCAAAGAGCCAGCCAAGTGTGCTGCCCAGTgacccccctcctgctcccccttCCCCCAACCCCGTACCTTGTGGACACGGTGAAGGTGCAGGGGCTGTCCGCAGAGCTGCAGGAcgagggccaggagctgggggcagagtGGCGGAGGGGGGTGATGAGGTGCTGAGGGGCCCGTGATGTCACTGCGGAGGATGGCTGTCCGGCAtggcacctccctcccacccccccaatTAGCTTTGTCCCCTCCCCATGGCTGGGGTGAGAAACGAGGGGGAGGGGCTGAAGTGGAGGGAATTCCAGCAGCAGCCCCTGGACCCACCAGTAGCAGGGACGCGTAGGTGACCAGTAGAGAGATGACCAGCAGGAGTGCCAGGGACCAGTCCATCCAGTGTCCCCAGTGGCGGAACAGGAATCTGAGGGAGTGAAGAGGGGGGTGTCCCagtggggggagaaggggagttgggagggtcgatccaggggtgggggctgggctagTAGATCCAGGAGGACCACAAGGAGGCTCATGGGAAAGTCTTTCCGAGGACTGGGGATGTTTCCTGGAGGGCTTTTCTAAGGCCTGAGGCCCTGAACGCCCAGGGGTCCCAGGGCAG
Coding sequences within it:
- the GDPD2 gene encoding glycerophosphoinositol inositolphosphodiesterase GDPD2, whose translation is MAESPGCRSAWTRCLHCLYSCHWRKCPKERMQTSKCDCVWFGLLFLTFLLCLGWLYIGLILLNDLHNFNEFLFRHWGHWMDWSLALLLVISLLVTYASLLLLLALVLQLCGQPLHLHRVHKVLLFLIMLLVAAGFVGLDIQWRQEWHSLRLSLQATAPFLHIGAVAGITLLAWPVADTFYRMDRKGPKILLLLLFCGVALVIYLIPLCISAPCIMEPRDLPRKPGLVGHRGAPMLAPENTLMSLRKTAECGAAVFETDVMVSSDGVPFLMHDEQLSRTTDVASVFPSRVTAHSSDFSWAELQRLNAGTWFLERQPFWGAKQLSGPDRKEAENQMVPALEELLKEAAALNLSIMFDLRRPPRNHTYYDTFVNQTLETVLSARVPQAMVLWLPDEDRANVQQRAPRMRQIYGHQGGNRTERPQFLNLPYQDLPLLDIKALHQDNVSVNLFVVNKAWLFSLLWCAGVDSVTTNDCQLLQQMHYPVWLIPPQTYLMMWNITNCVSILLFFWIFLLHGRCAKERERTGLETAVLLTRINNFARE